In the genome of Oxalobacter aliiformigenes, one region contains:
- a CDS encoding P-II family nitrogen regulator encodes MKKITAIIKPFKLDEVREALSDANINGLTVTEVKGFGRQKGHTELYRGAEYVVDFLPKVKIEVVVDDSMLELATEAIMKSARTGKIGDGKIFVQDIEQVIRIRTGETGIDAI; translated from the coding sequence ATGAAAAAAATAACCGCGATTATCAAACCTTTCAAACTGGATGAAGTACGCGAGGCCCTTTCCGACGCCAATATCAACGGTCTGACCGTTACCGAAGTCAAGGGATTCGGCAGACAGAAAGGCCATACCGAACTTTACCGCGGAGCCGAGTACGTGGTCGATTTTCTGCCCAAAGTCAAAATCGAGGTAGTCGTTGACGACAGTATGCTTGAACTGGCGACCGAAGCCATCATGAAATCAGCCCGAACCGGAAAAATCGGTGATGGCAAGATTTTTGTACAGGATATCGAACAGGTCATTCGCATCCGGACAGGCGAAACCGGTATCGATGCGATCTGA
- a CDS encoding Smr/MutS family protein, with amino-acid sequence MASSSRKISDFRTLKKAVKKVNEDKRKQEEARKRAERQAISDRELFLKSIGDVIPLETHDRIEPVFSSPKPIPVQRIADEKQALLDSLSDEFSVESLLETDETLSYAKNGIGPDVVRKLRRGHWVIQDQLDLHGMRRDEAREMIVEFLRQAAVRGIRCVRIVHGKGLGSVNNEPVLKKLVHKWLVQRADVVAFCQAKPADGGSGAVVVLLKGR; translated from the coding sequence ATGGCTTCATCGTCCAGAAAGATTTCCGATTTCCGCACGTTGAAGAAGGCGGTAAAAAAAGTCAACGAGGATAAAAGAAAACAGGAAGAAGCCCGCAAGAGAGCCGAACGACAAGCCATTTCGGATCGGGAGCTGTTTCTGAAAAGTATCGGTGATGTGATACCTCTCGAGACGCATGACCGGATTGAACCGGTTTTTTCATCTCCGAAGCCGATTCCTGTCCAGCGGATCGCTGATGAAAAGCAGGCTTTGCTTGATTCACTGTCAGATGAATTCAGTGTCGAGAGCCTGTTGGAAACCGATGAGACGCTGAGTTACGCAAAAAACGGAATAGGTCCCGATGTCGTTCGCAAATTGCGCAGGGGGCACTGGGTCATTCAGGATCAGCTTGATCTGCATGGGATGCGCCGGGATGAAGCCCGGGAAATGATTGTCGAGTTTCTGCGTCAGGCGGCTGTACGTGGCATACGGTGTGTCCGTATCGTTCATGGCAAGGGACTGGGGTCTGTCAATAACGAACCTGTATTGAAGAAGCTCGTTCACAAGTGGCTGGTCCAGCGGGCGGATGTTGTCGCGTTCTGTCAGGCGAAACCTGCCGATGGTGGATCCGGTGCTGTTGTCGTGCTTCTGAAAGGGCGGTAG
- a CDS encoding NAD+ synthase: MSPKVAIAQINSTVGDLPGNRERIAQFARQAAARGADIVLTPELSLTGYPPEDLLLQHSFHSATQLELDRLKNELAELDNVHVLVGHHCIRDGLCYNACSVLANGSIVGTYFKQELPNYTVFDEKRYFTPGKEPLVFNVKGTRFGIAICEDIWFSEPAERTREAGADVLLVMNSSPYHMGKMHQRPVIVRQNVIHHGMSAIYANLVGGQDELIFDGCSFAMNRAGKVCIQLKQCEEDMEIVSFENGDPVNGRMEEHPSVEREVYRALVLGVRDYVNKNGFPGVIIGLSGGVDSALVLAIAVDALGPEKVRAVMMPSPYTSDISRIDAAEMAARLNVSYDEIPISDCFSSFLQTLAPQFAGLAEDSTEENLQARIRGTLLMALSNKFGSIVLTTGNKSEMAVGYCTLYGDMAGGFAVIKDIYKTLVYRLCRYRNTLSDVIPERMLTRAPTAELKPNQFDQDTLPPYEVLDAIVKMFMEENRSVNEIVRNGYSHIVVERIVRLMRINEYKRRQAPIGIRITPRGFGRDWRCPITSKFRD, translated from the coding sequence ATGTCTCCTAAAGTCGCCATTGCCCAAATCAACAGTACCGTCGGGGATCTTCCCGGCAACCGGGAACGCATCGCCCAATTCGCCCGCCAGGCCGCTGCCCGGGGGGCCGATATCGTACTCACGCCGGAACTGTCTCTGACAGGTTATCCTCCGGAAGATCTCCTGCTTCAGCACAGCTTCCATTCGGCGACACAACTCGAGCTGGACAGACTGAAAAACGAACTGGCGGAACTGGACAACGTCCACGTTCTTGTTGGCCACCATTGCATCCGCGACGGGCTTTGTTACAATGCGTGCTCTGTACTGGCAAACGGATCCATCGTCGGCACCTATTTCAAACAGGAATTGCCCAATTACACCGTCTTTGACGAAAAACGCTATTTCACACCGGGAAAGGAACCGCTGGTATTTAACGTCAAGGGAACCCGGTTCGGGATAGCGATCTGTGAGGACATCTGGTTTTCCGAACCCGCAGAACGTACCCGTGAAGCCGGCGCCGATGTTCTTCTGGTCATGAACAGTTCTCCCTATCATATGGGGAAAATGCACCAGCGTCCGGTTATCGTCCGCCAAAACGTCATCCATCACGGAATGTCCGCCATTTATGCCAATCTGGTCGGCGGTCAGGACGAACTGATTTTCGACGGCTGTTCATTTGCGATGAACCGTGCCGGAAAAGTCTGCATCCAGCTGAAACAATGTGAAGAAGACATGGAAATCGTGTCTTTCGAAAACGGCGATCCCGTCAATGGACGCATGGAAGAACATCCTTCCGTCGAACGTGAAGTCTATCGCGCTCTCGTTCTGGGCGTGAGAGACTATGTCAACAAGAACGGTTTTCCCGGAGTCATTATCGGGCTGTCCGGTGGCGTCGATTCAGCGCTCGTTCTGGCTATTGCCGTTGACGCACTCGGCCCTGAAAAAGTCCGTGCCGTCATGATGCCATCTCCCTATACGAGCGATATTTCACGCATCGACGCTGCCGAAATGGCTGCCCGACTCAACGTCAGTTATGACGAAATTCCGATTTCGGACTGTTTTTCCTCGTTTTTGCAGACGCTGGCCCCACAGTTTGCGGGTCTTGCCGAAGACTCGACGGAAGAAAACCTTCAGGCCCGCATACGCGGTACGCTTCTGATGGCCCTGTCCAACAAATTCGGTTCCATCGTGCTAACTACAGGCAACAAGAGTGAAATGGCTGTCGGTTACTGTACCCTTTACGGCGACATGGCCGGTGGTTTTGCCGTCATCAAGGACATATACAAAACGCTCGTTTACCGGCTCTGCCGCTATCGCAACACCCTCTCGGACGTCATTCCGGAACGGATGCTGACCCGTGCACCGACAGCCGAGCTGAAACCCAACCAGTTCGATCAGGATACGTTGCCTCCCTACGAAGTGCTCGACGCAATCGTCAAAATGTTCATGGAAGAAAACAGAAGCGTCAATGAAATCGTCCGCAACGGCTACAGCCACATCGTCGTCGAACGGATCGTACGCCTGATGAGAATCAATGAATACAAACGCCGCCAGGCCCCGATCGGTATCCGTATCACTCCGCGGGGCTTCGGCCGTGACTGGAGATGTCCCATAACCTCGAAATTTCGCGATTGA
- a CDS encoding tetratricopeptide repeat protein produces the protein MLSFLKKTIPAGLVLISLGMLAGCTTGQEKVAKLTAEAEKGNVDSMVEIAEMYCSGTTIEQDDQICGMWMKRAAEKGHIRAQYMLGRMYELGLGMRADPVQAYKWYSLSGGQGYKMSQTGAKNMLAVMTPQQQAEARKLAAESGKK, from the coding sequence ATGTTGTCTTTTTTGAAAAAAACGATTCCTGCCGGTCTGGTTCTGATTTCTCTCGGTATGCTGGCCGGTTGTACAACCGGCCAGGAAAAAGTGGCGAAACTGACTGCCGAAGCGGAAAAGGGCAATGTGGATTCCATGGTGGAAATCGCTGAAATGTATTGCAGCGGGACGACGATTGAGCAGGATGACCAGATATGCGGTATGTGGATGAAACGTGCTGCGGAAAAAGGACATATCCGTGCGCAATACATGCTGGGCAGGATGTATGAACTGGGTCTCGGCATGAGAGCCGATCCGGTGCAGGCATACAAATGGTACAGCCTGTCGGGAGGACAGGGTTATAAAATGTCCCAGACCGGTGCGAAAAACATGCTGGCGGTCATGACGCCGCAGCAACAGGCAGAAGCCAGAAAACTGGCAGCTGAAAGCGGAAAGAAATAA
- the trxB gene encoding thioredoxin-disulfide reductase, with translation MTASSIHSDVIILGSGPAGYTAAIYTARANLKPLLITGLQQGGQLMTASDVENWPGDGNGIPGPDLMQRFLEHAERFDTKIMFDHIHTAELTGKPIRLIGDMGEYTCRALIIATGASAQYLGLPSEQAYIGKGVSGCATCDGFFYRNQEVAVVGGGNTAVDEAIYLSNIASKVTLIHRRDTFRAEPILVQRLMERVQDGRIVILYDSVVDEVLGDDSGVTGLRVKSTKDGNTREIAVHGVFIAIGHKPNTSIFKGQLDMVDGYIKTRMGQNGMATATSIAGVFAAGDVQDYIYRQAITSAGSGCMAALDVQRYLEEELPE, from the coding sequence ATGACAGCTTCTTCCATACACTCTGACGTTATCATTCTCGGTTCCGGCCCTGCCGGTTATACCGCGGCCATCTATACCGCACGGGCCAATCTGAAACCGCTTTTGATTACAGGGCTGCAGCAGGGTGGACAGCTGATGACGGCATCAGATGTCGAGAACTGGCCGGGTGACGGAAACGGTATTCCGGGGCCCGATCTGATGCAGCGTTTTCTGGAACATGCCGAGCGTTTTGATACAAAAATCATGTTCGATCATATCCATACGGCTGAATTGACCGGAAAACCGATCCGCCTGATCGGTGATATGGGAGAATACACATGTCGTGCGCTGATTATTGCGACAGGCGCTTCGGCCCAGTATCTGGGGTTGCCTTCCGAACAGGCTTATATCGGAAAGGGAGTATCCGGTTGTGCGACCTGTGATGGTTTCTTTTATCGCAATCAGGAAGTCGCGGTTGTCGGAGGGGGCAATACGGCAGTCGATGAGGCGATTTATCTTTCCAATATCGCCTCAAAAGTGACGTTGATTCATCGCCGCGATACGTTCAGGGCTGAACCGATTCTGGTACAAAGACTGATGGAAAGGGTGCAGGATGGCAGAATCGTCATTTTGTACGATTCGGTCGTCGACGAGGTTCTGGGAGATGATTCCGGAGTGACCGGGCTTCGTGTCAAGTCGACAAAAGACGGAAATACAAGGGAAATCGCCGTTCATGGGGTATTTATCGCTATTGGGCACAAACCGAATACTTCCATTTTCAAGGGACAGCTCGATATGGTGGATGGCTATATCAAAACCCGCATGGGGCAGAACGGTATGGCAACGGCAACCAGTATCGCCGGCGTGTTCGCTGCGGGAGATGTTCAGGATTATATATACCGTCAGGCCATTACGAGCGCCGGTTCGGGATGTATGGCGGCACTGGATGTGCAACGGTATCTGGAAGAAGAACTGCCGGAGTAG
- a CDS encoding GNAT family N-acetyltransferase, whose protein sequence is MGIRAFQESDIEAAGQMAHDIWAYELEGTRPELNRFIHEYLVRYYDVNRHLSFSVVDDGLDAFLLAGLKADRSGCDGWFCRKLSFFPDKEKKIAQEYRNYLTRNGDAVKKFMGENDVQMGLFMSRVSGTGRMLLDNLERICRKNGVGNLFLWADVTCNVPYYEKNGFTVVDRFENDVSRDTGCLDTYVFRKKLD, encoded by the coding sequence ATGGGAATCAGGGCATTTCAGGAAAGCGATATAGAAGCTGCAGGGCAGATGGCCCATGATATCTGGGCATATGAACTGGAAGGAACCCGGCCGGAACTGAATCGTTTCATTCATGAATATCTGGTGCGCTATTACGATGTCAACCGTCATTTGTCATTCAGTGTCGTGGATGACGGGCTGGATGCCTTTCTTCTGGCCGGGCTGAAGGCAGACAGAAGCGGTTGCGATGGCTGGTTTTGCCGCAAACTGTCGTTTTTCCCGGACAAGGAAAAAAAGATTGCACAGGAATACAGGAATTATCTCACCAGAAACGGTGATGCCGTCAAAAAGTTCATGGGGGAAAACGATGTCCAGATGGGACTTTTCATGAGCCGTGTCAGTGGAACGGGGCGTATGCTTCTGGATAATCTGGAGCGGATTTGCCGAAAAAACGGAGTCGGGAATCTTTTTCTCTGGGCGGATGTAACCTGCAATGTGCCGTATTACGAAAAAAACGGTTTTACTGTGGTTGACCGGTTTGAAAACGATGTGTCACGGGATACCGGATGTCTGGATACATATGTTTTCAGGAAAAAGCTGGATTGA